From a region of the Mytilus galloprovincialis chromosome 3, xbMytGall1.hap1.1, whole genome shotgun sequence genome:
- the LOC143069601 gene encoding E3 ubiquitin-protein ligase DZIP3-like — translation MASLSIEEENYVRISLFLTGISPRAARNFFDGEIVPACLDATLKKEYNKLFDLKKKRIINQSQWNLLFTRFPDVPDSKTFDVTLMTLLLRNLTPLTSPLCGFDHLPSAIETTPAADLARIKHYRNYLAHLDEGKIETTFLNTAWTDLTGVCIQPIFL, via the exons ATGGCATCGCTCTCTATAGAGGAAGAAAACTATGTTCGAATTAGTTTGTTTTTAACAGGAATTTCACCTCGTGCAGCAAGAAATTTTTTTGATGGTGAAATTGTTCCAGCATGTTTAGATGCGACATTAAAAAAAGAGTATAACAAATTGTTTGACCTGAAAAAGAAACGTATCATCAATCAGTCACAGTGGAACCTCCTTTTTACAAGATTTCCTG ATGTTCCAGATTCTAAAACATTCGATGTGACTTTGATGACACTATTACTGAGAAACTTGACTCCATTGACCTCTCCTCTTTGTGGATTTGACCATTTACCTTCTGCAATAGAAACCACACCAGCTGCAGATTTAGCAAGGATCAAACACTACAGGAATTACCTGGCTCATCTGGATGAAGGCAAAATAGAGACTACTTTCCTCAACACGGCTTGGACTGATTTAACTGGTGTATGTATACAACCCATTtttctttaa